A genomic region of Zalophus californianus isolate mZalCal1 chromosome 11, mZalCal1.pri.v2, whole genome shotgun sequence contains the following coding sequences:
- the CD59 gene encoding CD59 glycoprotein: MGGKGGFILLLLVLAVLCHSGHSLTCYTCVASDVCNKTTVCSPNLDACLLVNSEPNVFYHHCWKFDDCNYNFISKALGLRKLEYHCCQQDLCNRNAAARGAGSQALLLSPLLVAAWTLCL; encoded by the exons ATGGGAGGCAAAGGAGGATTCATCCTGCTGCTGCTTGTCCTGGCTGTCCTCTGCCATTCAG GTCATAGCCTGACATGTTACACCTGTGTTGCCAGTGATGTGTGCAATAAGACCACCGTTTGTTCGCCTAATCTTGATGCGTGTCTTTTGGTCAACTCCG AGCCAAACGTTTTTTACCACCACTGTTGGAAGTTTGATGATTGCAATTACAACTTCATCTCCAAAGCCTTAGGGCTGAGGAAGCTCGAGTACCACTGTTGCCAGCAGGACCTGTGTAACAGAAACGCCGCGGCCCGGGGCGCCGGCAGCCAGGCTCTGCTGCTGAGCCCCCTGCTGGTGGCAGCCTGGACCCTTTGTCTCTAA
- the C11H11orf91 gene encoding uncharacterized protein C11orf91 homolog, translating into MPKGRRGSQSPTMSQRPAPPLYFPSLYDRGISSSPLSDFNIWKKLFVPLKAGGAAAGGAVAGRPLPQVPQVPAPPPPPPGLGPPGERPWPPPWPSGLASIPYEPLRFFYSPPPGPEAAASPLAPGPTTPRLASASHPEELCELEIRIKELELLTITGDGFDSQRYKFLKALKDEKLQGLKTRQAGKKSASLS; encoded by the exons ATGCCGAAGGGGCGGCGCGGCAGCCAGAGCCCCACCATGAGCCAgcggccggccccgcccctctACTTCCCTTCCCTCTACGACCGCGGCATCTCCTCGTCCCCGCTCAGCGACTTCAACATCTGGAAGAAGCTCTTCGTGCCGCTGAAGGCGGgaggggcggcggcgggcggggcggtGGCGGGGCGGCCCCTGCCGCAGGTGCCCCAGGTTCcggcgcccccgccgccgccacccggCCTGGGGCCTCCCGGCGAGCGCCCCTGGCCCCCGCCCTGGCCCTCCGGCCTGGCCTCCATCCCCTACGAGCCTCTGCGCTTCTTCTACTCGCCACCGCCGGGGCCCGAGGCGGCTGCCTCGCCTCTGGCCCCCGGCCCCACGACCCCCCGGCTCGCCTCCGCCTCCCACCCCGAGGAGTTATGCGAGCTGGAGATCCGGATTAAGGAGCTGGAGCTGCTCACCATCACTGGGGACGGCTTCGACTCCCAGCGCT ATAAATTCTTGAAGGCACTGAAAGATGAAAAGTTACAAGGACTGAAGACAAGGCAGGCTGGAAAGAAGTCGGCCTCTCTCTCCTGA